The following are encoded in a window of Actinomycetota bacterium genomic DNA:
- a CDS encoding biotin--[acetyl-CoA-carboxylase] ligase → MGRRSIEGVNHTVLTEENLQEAVRGAGIEAPSRFDEVTESTNRTALVMAEEGAPEWTVVAAGHQTAGRGRLGRTWVSRPGAAVQFSVVLRPALEPARVGLLALAAGVAGATACRQAGGSDVRCKWPNDLLLGDAKVGGILAEAAVAGMAMRHVVVGVGINLEAPEGVPDAAGIGPADPSGIVGRFLQELRALITGDGAADRILAAYRPACATLGRPVRAITVDGRVVEGVAEAIDDRGNLVVAEYLRRSTVGFGEVEHLR, encoded by the coding sequence ATGGGGCGTCGATCCATCGAGGGAGTCAACCATACCGTGCTGACCGAGGAGAACCTCCAGGAAGCGGTTCGCGGCGCCGGGATCGAGGCACCGTCGCGGTTCGACGAGGTCACCGAGTCGACGAACCGCACGGCCCTGGTGATGGCGGAGGAGGGGGCGCCCGAGTGGACCGTGGTCGCGGCGGGCCACCAGACCGCCGGACGGGGGAGGCTGGGGCGGACGTGGGTGTCCCGTCCGGGGGCGGCCGTACAGTTCTCGGTGGTCCTTCGACCTGCCCTGGAACCGGCGCGGGTGGGGCTGCTGGCGCTGGCGGCGGGGGTGGCAGGCGCGACGGCGTGCCGCCAGGCCGGCGGTTCCGACGTGCGGTGCAAGTGGCCGAACGACCTCCTGCTGGGCGACGCCAAGGTCGGGGGCATCCTGGCCGAGGCCGCCGTGGCGGGCATGGCCATGCGGCACGTCGTGGTGGGCGTCGGGATCAACCTGGAGGCGCCGGAGGGGGTGCCGGACGCGGCGGGGATCGGGCCGGCCGACCCATCCGGGATCGTCGGGAGGTTCCTCCAGGAGCTCCGGGCGCTCATCACCGGGGATGGCGCGGCGGACCGCATCCTCGCGGCGTACCGGCCGGCGTGCGCGACGCTGGGCCGGCCGGTCCGGGCCATCACCGTGGACGGCCGGGTGGTGGAGGGCGTGGCCGAGGCCATCGACGACAGGGGCAACCTGGTGGTGGCTGAATACCTCCGCCGCTCCACCGTGGGCTTCGGCGAGGTCGAGCACCTGCGCTGA
- a CDS encoding PH domain-containing protein — translation MPFPRRLLTSDEELVLDLRPHWIALVGPVAATIVLAAAVILGVTHIHGHSGTKNVLRWVVAGVGVVLFIAYPVRRFIQWVTSHFVVTNERLIHRQGLIAKNSMEIPLDRINDVRFHQNVFERMIGAGDLVIESAGTRGQEVFSNVRHPENVQKVVYERSEGYTMKMQGSTPAPAAPAPATPAPAAPAPAAPAPPSVTEELQRLADLKDRGTITEEEFQAQKSRLLGGG, via the coding sequence ATGCCGTTTCCACGCCGTCTGCTGACGAGCGACGAGGAGCTGGTGCTCGACCTGCGGCCGCACTGGATCGCGCTCGTCGGGCCGGTCGCCGCGACGATCGTGCTGGCCGCCGCGGTGATCCTCGGCGTCACCCACATCCACGGACACAGCGGAACCAAGAACGTCCTGCGATGGGTGGTGGCTGGCGTCGGCGTGGTGCTCTTCATCGCCTACCCGGTGCGCCGGTTCATCCAGTGGGTGACGTCGCATTTCGTGGTGACGAACGAGCGGCTCATCCACCGCCAGGGACTGATCGCGAAGAACTCCATGGAGATCCCGCTCGACCGGATCAACGACGTGCGGTTCCACCAGAACGTGTTCGAGCGAATGATCGGGGCGGGCGACCTGGTGATCGAGTCCGCCGGCACCCGCGGGCAGGAGGTCTTCTCCAACGTCCGCCATCCCGAGAACGTCCAGAAGGTGGTGTACGAGCGATCCGAGGGCTACACGATGAAGATGCAAGGGTCCACCCCGGCTCCGGCCGCGCCGGCTCCGGCCACCCCGGCTCCGGCCGCGCCGGCTCCCGCGGCACCGGCCCCGCCCTCGGTCACCGAGGAGCTCCAGCGCCTGGCGGACCTGAAGGACCGCGGCACCATCACCGAGGAGGAGTTCCAGGCCCAGAAGTCCCGCCTGCTCGGCGGGGGGTAA
- a CDS encoding GNAT family N-acetyltransferase, giving the protein MPAPGRYVTLEVEARDGTPILIRPILPEDADRLRSGFQELSEESRYRRFMAPMSEIGDEQVRYLTQIDYYDHMAWVALDPTRPDQPGLGVARYVRIADEPTVAEAAVTVLDSHHGRGIGTILLAMLALSARENGITTFRGFVLEENAAVLETLRQMGGIVEQFEGSVMKVDVPIPEDPDDLPDTPAGRTFRAVAKRLIPPGSILYRHLR; this is encoded by the coding sequence GTGCCGGCGCCCGGCCGATACGTGACCCTGGAGGTCGAGGCCAGGGACGGCACCCCGATCCTGATCCGGCCGATCCTGCCCGAGGACGCCGATCGACTGCGGTCAGGTTTCCAGGAACTGTCCGAGGAATCGCGGTACCGGCGGTTCATGGCGCCCATGTCGGAGATCGGCGACGAGCAGGTCCGCTACCTCACCCAGATCGACTACTACGACCACATGGCCTGGGTGGCCCTGGATCCGACCAGGCCCGACCAGCCCGGGCTGGGGGTGGCCCGGTACGTGCGCATCGCCGACGAGCCCACGGTGGCCGAGGCCGCGGTCACCGTGCTGGACTCGCATCACGGCCGGGGGATCGGGACCATCCTGCTCGCCATGCTGGCCCTGTCCGCCCGCGAGAACGGCATCACCACGTTCCGTGGGTTCGTGCTGGAGGAGAACGCCGCGGTCCTGGAGACCCTGCGGCAGATGGGCGGGATCGTTGAGCAGTTCGAGGGCTCCGTGATGAAGGTGGACGTCCCCATCCCGGAGGACCCCGACGACCTGCCCGACACTCCCGCCGGCCGGACGTTCCGGGCCGTGGCCAAGCGGCTGATCCCGCCGGGCTCCATCCTGTACCGCCACCTCCGCTGA